Proteins found in one Pseudomonas marvdashtae genomic segment:
- the queE gene encoding 7-carboxy-7-deazaguanine synthase QueE, with protein sequence MQDTLRITEVFYSLQGETRTAGLPTVFVRLTGCPLRCQYCDSAYAFSGGTLRTLDDLLEQVAGFRPRYVCVTGGEPLAQPNVIPLLKQLCDAGYEVSLETSGALDISPVDPRVSRVLDLKTPGSKEAHRNRYENVELLTPNDQVKFVICSREDYDWAVSKLIQYGLDRRAGEVLFSPSHHDLNARELADWVVADNLPVRLQLQLHKYLWNDEPGR encoded by the coding sequence ATGCAAGACACATTGAGAATTACCGAAGTTTTTTACTCGTTGCAGGGTGAAACGCGGACGGCCGGGCTGCCTACTGTATTTGTGCGCCTCACCGGTTGCCCGTTGCGTTGCCAATACTGCGACAGTGCCTATGCCTTCAGCGGCGGCACCTTGCGAACCCTCGACGATCTCCTCGAACAAGTGGCCGGCTTTCGCCCCCGCTATGTTTGCGTCACCGGCGGTGAGCCCTTGGCGCAACCCAACGTCATCCCCTTGCTCAAGCAGTTGTGCGATGCCGGCTATGAGGTCTCGCTGGAAACCAGCGGCGCCCTGGACATTTCGCCGGTCGACCCACGGGTCAGTCGCGTCCTGGACCTGAAAACCCCAGGTTCCAAGGAAGCGCATCGCAACCGTTACGAGAACGTCGAGCTGTTGACCCCCAACGATCAGGTCAAGTTTGTCATCTGCTCAAGGGAAGACTACGACTGGGCCGTGTCCAAACTGATCCAGTATGGTCTCGACCGGCGGGCCGGCGAGGTGTTGTTTTCACCGAGTCATCACGACCTCAATGCCCGGGAACTGGCCGATTGGGTCGTGGCGGACAATTTGCCGGTGCGCCTGCAATTGCAGCTGCATAAATATCTTTGGAACGACGAGCCGGGGCGCTGA